The following are encoded in a window of Methanomassiliicoccales archaeon genomic DNA:
- a CDS encoding ACT domain-containing protein, whose translation MKKTPHKESIAERTRAYIDSHPSIKDCISKDLVNFSSLARLIMKEEGIKNEEAVMIACRRYALSLHDHDHEREVLSVIRNSRVEVKTKICIVTAKNDWTVLQRLDSVFRKLLNEKAIMQVIQGTHAITIIVDEKLKGEVVSAVGKENILKIRQDLVEISVKSPEAITETSGVFAYLVSSIAESGLNIVETVSCYTDTIFIVAESDMIPAYSILTKCIEKAEQVISEQDE comes from the coding sequence ATGAAGAAAACCCCACATAAGGAAAGCATAGCAGAGAGGACGAGGGCATACATCGATTCGCACCCAAGCATTAAAGACTGCATTTCGAAAGATCTTGTGAATTTTTCCTCGCTGGCCAGGCTCATAATGAAGGAAGAGGGAATCAAAAATGAAGAAGCTGTTATGATTGCCTGCAGACGATATGCGCTTTCTTTGCACGACCATGATCACGAAAGAGAAGTACTATCAGTTATAAGGAACAGCAGAGTTGAAGTGAAAACAAAGATTTGCATAGTTACCGCCAAAAATGACTGGACAGTGCTTCAACGGTTGGATTCTGTGTTTCGTAAGCTCTTAAACGAGAAGGCAATAATGCAGGTAATTCAAGGAACGCACGCAATAACGATCATAGTTGATGAGAAGCTGAAGGGAGAGGTAGTGTCTGCAGTGGGAAAGGAGAATATCCTCAAAATTCGCCAGGATCTCGTAGAAATATCTGTGAAATCTCCTGAGGCGATTACAGAAACAAGTGGTGTTTTTGCATATCTTGTATCTAGCATTGCTGAGAGCGGTTTGAACATCGTTGAGACTGTTAGTTGTTACACAGATACGATATTTATCGTTGCCGAATCTGACATGATCCCTGCTTACTCTATATTAACAAAATGTATCGAAAAGGCAGAGCAGGTTATATCAGAGCAAGACGAGTGA
- a CDS encoding aspartate aminotransferase family protein: MNIKEVKEYSALYLFPNYAREEVCFERGSGEYLYDIDGNEYIDLVAGIAVNLLGHCHPSIVKVAKEQADRLIHVSNLYYIQEQLDLAMSLAEILPKPLSCSLFVNSGAEANEAALKLAAKNTGRKRFVSAYNSFHGRTMGALSATGQQKYHQGYEPLLSHAFDFIRYGNIEDLKEKINNETAAVILEPIQGEGGVIVPSKEFLKAARDLCDETGALLILDEVQTGFGRTGKMFAFEHFDIVPDIVTFAKGLGGGFPIGAITTSQDLAKTFQPGSHGSTFGGNPFVCRVAAKVIEIIKEEQLWKRAESVGDSWIVALSSIANDFNVDVRGKGLMIGIDFGETAKEFLRYCFERRILVNLCAGKVIRLVPPLILSDNSVRKFNEAFSSFILTYSKQSIK, from the coding sequence ATGAATATCAAAGAAGTCAAAGAATATAGTGCCCTCTATCTCTTTCCAAATTATGCAAGAGAAGAGGTCTGTTTCGAGAGAGGAAGTGGTGAGTATTTATATGACATTGATGGAAACGAGTACATCGATCTTGTAGCAGGAATTGCTGTCAATCTTCTGGGTCATTGTCATCCTTCTATTGTAAAAGTGGCTAAGGAGCAAGCCGATCGACTTATCCATGTCTCAAATCTCTATTATATACAGGAGCAGCTAGATCTAGCGATGAGTCTAGCGGAAATACTTCCAAAACCTCTTAGTTGTTCTCTATTTGTAAATAGTGGCGCAGAAGCAAATGAAGCAGCTTTAAAGCTAGCCGCAAAAAATACAGGTAGAAAGCGTTTCGTTTCAGCATACAATTCATTCCACGGCAGAACTATGGGAGCGCTTTCAGCAACTGGACAGCAAAAATATCACCAAGGATATGAGCCTCTCTTGTCACACGCTTTCGATTTCATCAGATACGGGAATATTGAAGATCTGAAGGAGAAAATCAATAATGAAACAGCTGCTGTGATTCTTGAGCCAATTCAAGGAGAAGGAGGAGTGATTGTTCCTTCGAAAGAATTTTTGAAAGCTGCTAGGGACTTATGTGATGAAACTGGAGCCTTACTGATACTAGATGAAGTCCAAACTGGATTCGGAAGAACAGGCAAGATGTTTGCATTCGAACATTTTGACATCGTTCCGGATATAGTCACATTTGCAAAGGGACTTGGAGGTGGTTTTCCTATAGGAGCGATCACAACATCTCAAGACCTCGCAAAAACGTTCCAACCAGGATCTCATGGGTCTACATTTGGTGGCAATCCATTTGTTTGTCGCGTTGCAGCTAAGGTCATAGAAATTATAAAAGAGGAACAACTGTGGAAGCGTGCGGAGAGCGTCGGAGATTCTTGGATCGTGGCACTGAGTTCGATCGCAAATGATTTCAATGTGGATGTAAGGGGAAAAGGGCTGATGATCGGTATTGATTTTGGCGAAACGGCAAAAGAGTTTCTCAGGTACTGTTTTGAAAGAAGGATTCTGGTAAATTTATGTGCTGGAAAAGTCATTCGTCTCGTCCCGCCACTTATCTTGTCAGACAACTCTGTCAGAAAATTCAATGAAGCCTTTTCTTCATTTATCCTAACTTATTCTAAGCAATCAATTAAATGA